A single uncultured Methanolobus sp. DNA region contains:
- a CDS encoding sarcinarray family MAST domain-containing protein → MYIKVGILCFICILCLLATPVSCENSNIKIDVYYNDELYPGASTPKPLLKIGEPFVLRFEVTCYKKNFLAVQLLSIGNDDFDIINGPTLSLGTGTRGVIEANETRIFEWTVAPNEEWAGGSAPIDFYYQMTDLDTPTTIAKGEFTAAYVTISEEYYDGAESTTDSTSNSEAESSSPSTPAFTALCAGFALVAAGIFKRK, encoded by the coding sequence ATGTACATTAAAGTAGGTATTTTATGTTTTATTTGCATATTATGTCTGTTAGCAACGCCTGTTTCTTGTGAGAATTCTAACATCAAAATTGATGTTTATTATAACGATGAACTGTATCCAGGGGCTTCAACTCCCAAACCACTGTTAAAAATAGGTGAACCATTTGTATTGAGGTTTGAAGTTACTTGCTACAAAAAGAACTTCCTTGCAGTCCAGTTACTATCAATAGGCAATGATGATTTCGATATAATTAATGGACCGACCTTAAGTTTAGGAACGGGTACACGGGGTGTCATTGAAGCAAATGAAACAAGGATTTTTGAATGGACAGTCGCTCCAAATGAAGAATGGGCTGGAGGTAGTGCACCTATTGATTTTTATTACCAAATGACTGATCTTGACACTCCGACTACAATTGCAAAAGGTGAATTCACCGCCGCCTACGTCACTATCTCCGAAGAGTACTACGATGGTGCAGAATCCACAACTGATTCAACATCGAATTCTGAAGCTGAAAGCAGCTCTCCATCAACTCCTGCATTTACAGCATTATGTGCTGGATTCGCACTGGTTGCAGCAGGTATTTTCAAAAGAAAGTAG